From the genome of Nicotiana tabacum cultivar K326 chromosome 17, ASM71507v2, whole genome shotgun sequence:
tataaatattccactcaaaggattgagattgtgcgcacaaatCGGTCCCGGGAATATTCTGATAATTTTTCtaccagtggggtcctccacaatatggacaaggatcatcaaaataagaataaccatcattcgaataattttcattccaagatgccatgctaaaataaataaaaaatactaactaaactaaaataaaataaaaaacatgaatagataaaaaaaaaatgtctaatctagaaaaatagctatTTTCtgagtccccggcaacggcgccaaaaacttgttgcgaccaaacacactcacgcaagtatacgcggtcgtcaagtaataaagtaactaaaagtcggatgtcgaacccacgaggacttatgattaactattaactaaattagactatcctaattatctaaacaagaattaaacctaaaaatattttattctaaactaattaaataagaaaatataaataatgaactttgaacagagaaagagcagatttttatgatatcaatgtaaggaaaacgatctagggttatgggctatctaacaatcctattgtattcttcaattgaattgaccgactaatttatctagcttattggttgacagggttaatattgctcataagaatctgtcgagttcttactcgcctattcaagctaacctaacgcctatatgtctatggagttagaatcaacaagaacgcatgtataattcctgtaaatcaaccaagcaaggcaattaggtatatgtctatcctaaccacgaatctgttccccgatgcccgagttcaagaacttgccctactcaatcctatatgcaatatagaattcccactttcgagttcaattctagattcgtagataatattcaattggtgatcaagcaattaaataattaagtgcaagattgaataaataaactaatatgataaatcaagaagtcaaaatcaatatccgaataacaatagtcatgaaagaatcacaaccctagaacgtgaagtttagctccacatagacatggtatccaaacaacaaatcatacaaaaaaacataaaaattactaagtttggtgggagaaagatgaaacttgatgaattccagcctccacagctttttcgtggctttttccctctcCCCAATATGTTATATaacctaaaggaggcgtttttggcttatatattgcgtacaaaagtcgtgggccaaagctctcctattcctagtccaaatcggcttcagggattgatgctaaggtggatgcgacgcatccacctcgtcctccatttcaattttgcctgcgaaggtggatgcgacgcatccaccttgtcctctatttctcatctttgcatgtgagggtggatgcgacgcatccacccctagttcctccatctcagctttgcccaggtgcggatgctatggcggatgctatgggctgacttcactgctaagggtgcgcgaactgatctttttctagattggatgcgacgcatccaatctctcttcctctacctagagcaccttttcttcatatttttgcactccaaataccctaattcaccacacacaactcaattagtcataaaaccaataattaaaccatgttgggcattttaaaggtcaaataacatcaagaagcggttaaaacatgagtaaagtaacatcaacacatatcgaaatatgccaaacatcagcTCTCAACAAGATGATGATGATAAACTATTAAGTAAAATAGCACCAGGTGATATGGATCTAAAAGATAGCAGCAGTTAGTTAACAAGATGATAAACTATTGTGAAAAATAAAGTATAGCAACAGTGAAATAAATTAGCCGTCGACAGAACTTTAGGAATCAATTTTTCGTGAAAACACTTATGGATAATGGAGTTGGACTTAACAATACCAATTAACGAAATTCCTGTTAGGTCACCAGAGCTGCTCGTTGCCTGCGATTATCTGTCTCGATTGCTTGAAATTTTTGAGCATTCTCATAAAGTGAATCAACACCAGATGTGCAATAAGGAGACATTCTCTTTAGGGATCTTGATGAGATTAAACAAGACTCTTGTCCTCTATTTTTTCCTTCAGTGGCTAAACCACCAGTTTCTCCAAGAACTTTAGTATGGGCATCAAGTTGCAGCTTGATCACAATcctacaaaagaaaagaatagtGCGATCAGGGAAGGCAAGGAAAGAAACAGATTCTGAAttttttatacaaattattaaaaGACACACCATATGCATCAAATATAAATTCACCTGCTTATTACTATAAGCACATCAAATACAATACTGTATAAGGACAACTAAATAGACGTATAAAAGTGTTCTCACTTCGCATAGAGGCTACCGAAACTGCCATCAATTAGAATAATAATTTATAATTCGATTTGATGCGTATAATCTAGAACACTTAACCAGCAAGGTCAAACCCACTTCCCATATTATTCAAGCTACAAGGACTATACCTTGTCAAGTCCATTTTTGCTACAGAGACCGAACTCATAGAAACACATATACACAAATAAAATAATTCTCATAAAAAGATCTAGTTAAAAAGATATATGGACTCAAACAAAACATAATGGATCTGACGTAGACAGTAATACAAAATAATCCTGTCAAATGAACTTTTTCTAATTAAAAACAAAGGCAGGGAAATAGCAGATAAATCATGAGAGCAACTCCAACTTATTACAAACTTTTATAACAACCTTAGATTTCTCTGTAAAGccaaaacaaaataataaaatgaaaaagaatatgTACCTTTCTGATCAAAATCCATTTGCCATCTTTCCAATTTTGTCGATCTCTCATGCCTGATATATGAATGCTAAGTTTCAGAGAGCAACCAAGTAGTCTCACCAAATAACGATCACGTGGTAACATACTGAGCACGATGGCAACTTTCCAAGAGCAGTCATTATATACCTCCACAATGTCCCCAGGTGCCCAAGTCTCCACATACTGCACTACAGGGGGCAGGGCCTTATCATCTTCCTTGATACCCTTTCTTCGATATTTTCACTTTACATTGGTGAACCAGAACCATATCTGACAACTGCAACTGTGGCCATTACCAGACACTATCTCGACAGCTAAAGGGATGCAGAAATATTGCAATAGTGTAAGTTTGACGCATTATATGACCAGTAGTAATATTTTCATTAGCATCAAAGCAGAATTGTCTTACTTTGGCAAATGAGATGGAAAGCTAACCAATGATGTTAGGTATAGCAGCTATCATTAAAGACTGCAAATAGGACAAGAAACTCGAGTATCCACTTGTACAAAATAggcaagcaaaagaaaaggggaagcagaattcctagtgatgtcattatCTTACCCCTTTCCCCCAATGTACTCGGCAATTTGACCACTAGATATTGCTCCGACCATAGCACCCACATTAGATAACGAACCGAACAAAGAGAACTGAAAAGATTAACTTTAGTCAGAAATTGCTCTCAAGCAAATGAATCGAAATATATAAAGCAAGAATGACTCGTTACCTAAGAAACAGTGAGCTTCAGATCTTTGGTAATAGTAGTTTGCGCAGGCAAAGAATAACCAGACTAcagtaacaataacaacaagaacAAAAAATGTAAAACAATAGATCAAGCAGAGACATATATACGCACACaaacacatatacatacatacatatatacatacatagcAGCAATATAAAACTGGTATGCATCCACGACAGTGCAAGTTACACAGAGACACTTCAACCTCTACATTAACTACGCATTTAGTTAGAAAATTGCCATAACAAATTGTAATCCCAGAAAAGAAATTGTATTCCCAATAAATAAGTAACTTTTATGCCAAGTGATCCTTTATGACTTAATATCAGCCAAGAAATTGCAGACTACATAATGAAAACTTCAATCTCTAAAATTACTACAGATTTAGGTTACAAGAATCAATAGAAATCTCAATAAAGACTCCGCCTTTTAGCCAAAATTGATCCTTTAACCACTAAGAAAGAAAGGTAAAACAGGCAACAAAAAATCACATGTAGTACTATCACACTTTTCATTGAAGGAATAAGTTGGAAACAGAGAGAAGCCATTATACATTTTAAGAAGTATGTCCATCCTTTTTGTATTTGTGCAGAATCGATCACTTCACAAATTACGACAATTATTCTTTTGCAGTCAAAACCTTTGATGTGTAAGAAAGATGATGATCACATGAGCATTATTTACAACCATTCTTATATCATTTAGCCCAAGCGAAATCAGAACAAAAACCATTGATACTCCTCAAGAGAAATACACATAGAGATGAATCACAAACAGTTAAAAAATAGAGAAGACAGAAATATGCATAAGAAATTTAACAGAAATGGTAATTCattgaagaattttctcaaacacCTAGAGACCAAAATCCGTTGATACTCCTCAAGAGAAATATGGATAAAGATGAATCAAAGAGATGACAAAAGAGGTACCCACCAGAAAATACTATTGACGGAAGAAAACACACTGAAGTGCACACTTGACAACAAGAGGAAAGACGGAGAGCACAGACATTCTGGATTTTTCTTAAGTTTGAAGATGGTGTTACCTCTACACGATTGTTCGAGATTTAGCTGAGAAACCAGCGGTACTTCCACGCGCTAAAATTGGAATCCACGTGTTAAGCTATATAATCAAATGTATAGCTGTGAAagttttaaaatgataaaaatatcctcattttaatttttattttcatataAGCACACATGTTGACCTTGAGGTGCCAACTATTCCCTCTTATTAGTGAGTAGTAATATATGTCATAAGGATGAGTCATAGGTGCTGCCTCTCTTACCATGCCACGTTTAAGGCTATTTGAATTCCCAGTCCCAAATTGTTGGTATGTACTCCTTAGTCCATATACCCCCAAAATGAAATTTCCTCTTCCCTTTGTTGGATGTAGCAATAATTTGTCATTAACCTCCTTGTCCTTGTCCTTGTAATAGCAGCGAAGTGTCACATTAGTTTTTCAGTTAAAAATCTTCTTCCATCTTTATGTCCAGTCGACTCTGGCCAATACACTTGTCTTCCATTCTATGCTCTTAACCTCGCTCAGTGTAAAGCTGCGAAGTGTCACCTTCATTTTGTTCTAGTTGCGTAAGTTGCACTATTGCAATCAAATATCTTCTTCCAATCTTTTAATTATTACTCCTCTCTTTATCTCCCAGCCGACACTCACCACCTGTCTTCAACTCTCTGCTGCCACGATCACTCTTCGTTATCCTAAAACCCTCAACTCCATTAGTCACTTAACACCTGTTATGCCTCGAACTAGCCTTTCCAGCTTCTCCTTTCCCTATATAAATCTCAACTCCCCGCAGCTCACTCCATCACAACAAACCAAACTGCAAGTAGAATAATATTCTAGTTCTCTTAATTCGTCTAGCTTTGTTTGTTCAAGTTTTCTTTACTAGAAAGAGATGGCACAATACAACGAGGGATACGGTAGCCAGGGGCAAATGCGCCAGACTGATGAATATGGAAACCGGGTCCAAGAAAGTGGGGGCATGGGCAGTACTGGTGCCTATGGAACTCAGCAAGGTATGGGGGGCATAGGTGGTGGAGAATATGGAACCCAAGGCCAAGGTACTGGTATGGGGACCACTGGTGGTGGAGCCTATGGAACTCAGGGTGGTACTGGAATGGGGGCTATGGGTGGAGATCAGTATGGAACCCAAGGTACTGGAATGGGTATGGGTACTGGTGGTATGCATACTCAGCACCATGAGGGCCAACAACAGCTTCGTCGATCCGACAGCTCTAGCTCTGTAAGTTAAAGATCTTTCACATGGAGTATATAAAAGTGTCATTTCTTtcaaagacaaaagaaaaaggaaagtgtCATATAAAATGGAATATTGGGAGTTTTTTGTTCCTCCATTTGATATTACTTTGTGAAATATACCCTTCTAACGTGATTTTATTTATGTGGTTTAATTTGCAGTCTGAGGATGATGGAGAAGGTGGAAGAAGGAAGAAGGGAATGAAGGAGAAGATAATGGAGAAGATGCCAGGAGGACATGCCCAACAGGAAGGTGAGTATAACCAACATGCGCAAACAACTTATACTAGTACTGAAGGAGGAGAGAAGAAGGGAATGATGGACAAAATCAAGGACAAGATCCCTGGGATGCACTGAGAACAAGTTGATCAGCTTGTTCCTTAATTTGTTTTCATTTCCAGCTTATAAGTAACAAATAAGTGTCTAAAAAGCGCTTGATTTTATTTCATGCACTCGTGAGTCGTGAGTTTTCTTCACGTTGTATGTTTGAAGTTGTGTAAGGGCAATGTGCTGACTCTATGTGTATATAGGCGGCGGCCATGCTCGCTTCTGTGTATTAAGAAGAACAGTGAGTTTACTACTCAATATGTATCTTGTTAAGGTGTTGTGGTGTCCCATGTTTAATGCTGTACGTACTCTTTGGAACTAATATATGAGTTTAAGTTGTGTTGTATAATTTTACACTATCTAAGTTTAGTTGACATATAATAGTACTCCATAATGGTAACTCTTAAAAGAGGGCTAAATGGGTCTCTtgaactgttttttttttttttttctttatactgTGCTGCTATTTCCTACAAATATTTTCCAATAAAGCGATGTaggtcttttttcttttctttttgtttatgtCCTTTAATTTTTCCTTTGTGGTATCATTTTCTTCCTTCTAGATTGTAGTCTTaggatgttatttctgttgttgTGACTACTATTATTATGAATGAATAAGTTGTGCTCTTCAAATTTTATTCAAACAATAAACTACTACGTAATTTTATGGTAACAAATGAAAGGGAAAGAAATTAAGAAGGAAGCTCGATTATCCATATTTACTACGAATAAAGATTAGGGGGGGAAACTTAACTATGCAATCAAACATGTGAATAGAACTCTTCTTACACATTGTGGATCTATTTGGACCTTGAGCGTACGTATCTGTATTGAACATGGGCTGGTAACACTCTCATTCAATAATTTTACGTTCATATGCATCAATGGCAAAGGTTTTTAACTCTTAATCTTTAACAAGTTGAACTTTAAGAAAGATAAATATCTTGTTCGATTAGTTTTCGTCATGTAACTGGAGAAGCGAGAAGGCAATTTAGTGCGTTATAACGTCCTGGTGAACTTCTATTTTGGATTAATCAAACCAATTTATGGGGAAGAAATTAATCTTCAAACGACTAGGAAAACATTTTGTCATCATGAGAGTTGTCCTAACTACACTAACAAGTACAAGCAAAAAGAAAACCAGGACCGCGTACATACAAAACTTTAAATGTTAGTTAAAATTCTAAACCTAAAGAGTGGTGAAAGTTACCGAAAGTAGacagaagcatataaaagttttttaaaaaaaaatacagaagcacacaaaagataaagaaaaaggcCCAAAAGTGACCAAATTTGAAGATTTTGGCGCATTGAGATTTCATGTAGGCCCTTTTAGTTCAAGACTCACCCTCCCTAACATTTTAACATAGTTGGTCGGTCCCACAAAAATAACTACAATTGCAAGTCAAAtataacaaaatatatatactaattaTGTACGAAATATGTTATATTATATATTaatgtataaaaaatatatatttatcggctattattttgagtggacgaactgtataaaaattgcaACATTATTTTTACCGCAATGGTTTATTCTCGCCAGAGAGAACGTTGTTACCTCTCTAGAACCTACTGAGCTTTTCATTATTTCATATgcatcaaaaatgaaaataacattTGCTAAGTTCATTGAAATTTATATAAATTAATACAGCACAGTGTTAGTTAGCTTCCATCAAGCTGTTTATTGATTAGTATTGTCTTATTTTCCAGAGTTGGGTACTTGGAAGTTGGACGTGGTTCCAGATTTCAATGTACTTCTTTGCACCAATAGATTTTAActttgtatacggttaaaatcgatCCTCGGCCATGAATATCGATCGAGGATGGCATTTCAATCAAGGGGTATCTTCATGGAGACCCCGAACGAATTCCGAGATGGATGCGTCGAGCTCGGGCGTTCGAATCGACCGAGATAACATCGACCGATACAGGTCCCGAACATCGATGCCCAAAAGTGATCACCTAGCTCGAAACCAAGGCCGAGGTTCCGATCCGATACCGAGCTCGAGTCGGTATCGAGTTCACAGACAAAAAGCTATTACAACCGCACCAAAGGAGAGAATCTCTGCGGGAATTAAGGAGAAGAcacaccatcatgggtcctccactagtaatattTATTCCATCATGTTGCTATAGATAAAGTAgtgatccttggctataaaaggaaaGATAGTTTGTAATAGAAGGCACTTTTTGGCTGGGATTAAGAATTCATTGTGTTTATCCTTCTAAAGCTCACTAAATATTTTTGTTCATCATCTTCTATTTTTGTACCATAAATACGTGTATTGTTATTTTCAGATCAAAGAAATCTACTtgcccttagaaccatacataaattcaacgttatccgattcttcgggtaaacagtttggtgtttggcgtccaccgtggggctaaggataacaagtgattatttgatacaaatatacagtatactccagcttacaacttcaTACTAGCAATGGCTCCGCCAATCGacctcgaagccggccttcaggatgaaaccaacaactcGGTGTCCGTGGCCGAAAGGCTACCCAACAACGGCAACGAGGCTCGAATCGAGgaacccgaaattcgagccgaagtaccagtAGATATCAATTCACGAATAGCTCTAGAAGCGAATCAACATTCCGAGCAGGAAAGAAGCGTTCAGGGTGGCGCTCGACCCATAGCCCGAGACACCTACAGCGCGGGGGAAATCggggtcagcttgcgtatgattttcgaaatgctacaagcccaacaagtagcgatagctcagttgcagagccaaactcatatgCAAAGTAATCCTAACTCCAATCCACTTCTTCGAGAAGTAACCCCCAGAACGGAGCCTGTCACAGTGAAATCGAACGAGCGAAAATCAGGAACCGCTCCTGAAATTACTAAActactcgaggaactcacaaaatgagTCGAAGACAACGACAAAAAATTCGAAACATATGATGCTAggatcgatcagatcccgggggctccGCCCATGATGAAAGGGCTGGATTCGAAGAAATTcttacaaaagccttttccatcgAGCGCGGCCCCAAAACCGATCCCAAAAAAGTTCCGTATGCCcgtaattcccaaatataacggtacgaccgatcctaacgaacatctcacctcctatacatgtgccatcaaaggcaacgatttggaagacgatgagatcgagtccgtattattgaaaaagttcagagagaccctcgcaaaaggagcaatgatctggtatcacaacttgccaccgaattctatcgattcttttgccatgttagcagattcgttcgtaaaagcacatgctggtgccataaaggtcgcaacgaggaaatcagatctattcaaagtaaaacaaaggggtgACGAAatactgagggaattcgtatcccgatttcaaatggaacgcatggatttGCCACCAATCACGGAcgactgggccgtacaagctttcacccaagggttgaacggactgagttcgacagcatcacgtcggctgaaacaaAGCTTGATCGAATACCCTGCAATAACTTAGGCGGATatacacaatcggtatcaatcgaaaatcagggtcaaagatgatcaattgggattTCCGTATGAACCCACGCGTCAGAACCGCGCAACCACTAAAATTCTGAAGGAAAccaacagagaacaaaggtcaaaCAGAGACCGACACCAGCCGTACGTCACAAATCGGGTGAACCATGGTTCGGCACATGAGACAGTTAGGAATAACCGCAGGTATGATCAggggcaaaattctcggggacttatgagcaagagaggctttgataaatatgccgatcctatagaagttcctcgattatcggaatataacttcaacatcgatgcatccgccatcgtatcggctatcggacgcatcaaagatactagatggcctcgacccatgaAGACCGATCcggcccaaaggaatcccaatcagaTATGcgagtatcatggcacccatggtcacaaaacggaagaatgcagacaattaagagaggaagtagcccgcatgtttaacaaagggcaccttagggaatttttgagtgatagggcgaagaaccattttaaaaataaggacttcggcaagcaaaacgaagaagaagaaccacagcacatcattcacatgatcatcggcagcgtcgatacccctcagggaccttTGCCCAAACGCGCTAAAAcgtcgattgtgagggaaaagcgatctcgaattCAAGATTACGCTCCCACAGGGACTTTAtcgttcaatgatgaagatgcagagggaatcatccaaccccatagcgatgcactggtaatatccgtactcataaataaaattaaaattaagcgtgtgttaattgatccaggtagctccgccaatatcatcagatcgaaggtCGTAAAACAGCTCGGCTTACAAAACCGGGTCGTATCCGCAACTTTGgttttaaacggattcaatatggcatgcgaaaccaccaaaggcgagataacccTACCGATAAACGTCGCCGGAACaattcaggaaacaaagtttcacgtgatcgaaggcgatatgagatataacgcccttttcggaaggccatggatccacaacatgagagctgtaccttcgaccctacaccaggtcctcaaattcccaacaccgaCAGGTGTCAAAATAGtatacggagaacaaccagccgcaaaggaaatgttctccgTCGAGGAAGCAAAACCAACATCCTCGTCTTCGCCAGTGAATGGATCGGGTTCAAAAGGAGGGACAGTCGAAGACCAGAACGCCAAATAGCAATCAAAGACATCGCCCCCGACCCAGCCAGATAAGCAGAGCATCGAAGAAGATAATAATcagtggatccctcgatccttcgtgaccCCCTATGactccgatgccaccaaatcaactattgaggaattggagcaaATCATTTTGATCGATcactggcccgaacgaaaggtatacctgggaagggGTTTGAgacccgaactcaggaagaaaatcattcaatttcttatcgataacatcgattgctttgcttggtcccacttagatataacaggaatcccgccggacataacgacaCATCGACTAAGTGTGTCCCCTagattcagaccggtgaagcaaaaaagaagaccccaatcGGAGgtgaagcacgcattcataaaagatgaggtaaccaaactgctcaaaataggatccattagagaggtaaaataccccgaatggttatcCAATGTGgtcgtagtgcctaaaaagggaaacaaacttagaatgtgtatagactacaaagacttgaacaaagcatgccccaaagattcttatccactgcccaacatcgatcacttgatcgatgccacggccggccacgagatccttacctttctcgatgcctattccgggtataatcaaatccagatgaacccggaagaccaggaaaagacttcgtttgtgaccagatatggaacatattgttataacgtaatgcccttcgggctaaaaaaatgcaggagctacttatcaacgcctagtaaatagaatgttcgaagaacaaataggtaaatcaatggaagtctatattgatgacatgctagtcaagtccctgcgcacagaggaccattt
Proteins encoded in this window:
- the LOC107763249 gene encoding uncharacterized protein LOC107763249 codes for the protein MAQYNEGYGSQGQMRQTDEYGNRVQESGGMGSTGAYGTQQGMGGIGGGEYGTQGQGTGMGTTGGGAYGTQGGTGMGAMGGDQYGTQGTGMGMGTGGMHTQHHEGQQQLRRSDSSSSSEDDGEGGRRKKGMKEKIMEKMPGGHAQQEGEYNQHAQTTYTSTEGGEKKGMMDKIKDKIPGMH